One Synergistales bacterium DNA segment encodes these proteins:
- a CDS encoding bifunctional folylpolyglutamate synthase/dihydrofolate synthase, protein MSTEERYAFIELEKELESLATPGMRPGLSRLSRLLLRLGNPQRAFPAVHVAGTNGKGSVCASLDSICRHAGMRCGLFTSPHLCSLAERILINGEPLYSGQWRWAKRRVAECIEQDAQLRTAPPTFFELATAIAFCLFQQEKVDLVICETGMGGRLDATNLLSRVLVSVVTSIGDDHQRFLGSDMRERAWEKFSIFRPAGTALFSGTPPQLNEQFDTACKRIDARGCIPSTCWDVTVIHEDLCGSQLSLHRKGDGMIHPHLPLPGRHQIENSLLAAEAASSLSRTFPAITPTAIESGLSGARWHGRGELVHGNPDLLLDGAHNLQGYAALVALLNNLWNRNKETIVLFASMEDKGYTQGLELLRPCAQEVICTDLPEHARSVPSDRLARTAEDAGWPHVRVAGNVENALDLIRGRGQLGVVCGSLYLVGKVLEVLWNNEKGRQPA, encoded by the coding sequence ATGAGTACAGAGGAGCGGTATGCCTTTATCGAACTGGAGAAGGAGCTGGAGAGCCTGGCCACACCTGGTATGCGCCCGGGACTGTCCAGGCTCTCCAGATTGTTGCTGCGCCTGGGAAATCCGCAACGAGCGTTTCCGGCTGTCCATGTGGCCGGCACCAACGGGAAGGGCTCGGTATGTGCCTCCCTGGACAGTATCTGTCGGCATGCGGGGATGCGCTGCGGGCTCTTCACAAGCCCTCACCTCTGCAGTCTTGCGGAGCGGATCCTGATCAACGGGGAGCCCCTGTACAGCGGACAGTGGAGGTGGGCCAAGAGGCGCGTGGCGGAATGCATTGAACAGGACGCACAGCTGAGAACGGCTCCGCCGACCTTCTTCGAACTGGCTACCGCGATAGCCTTTTGCCTTTTCCAGCAGGAAAAGGTGGATCTCGTTATCTGTGAAACAGGCATGGGCGGACGTCTCGATGCCACCAATCTGCTTTCACGGGTATTGGTGAGTGTCGTGACGTCCATCGGTGATGACCACCAGCGTTTTCTCGGATCCGATATGAGGGAACGGGCCTGGGAAAAGTTCTCGATATTCCGTCCTGCCGGCACAGCGCTCTTTTCAGGTACTCCCCCTCAACTGAACGAACAGTTTGACACTGCATGCAAAAGGATCGATGCGCGGGGATGCATCCCCAGTACATGCTGGGACGTTACGGTGATACACGAAGACCTCTGCGGATCGCAGCTTTCCTTGCACCGGAAAGGGGATGGGATGATACATCCGCACCTCCCGTTGCCCGGAAGACATCAGATCGAAAACAGTCTTCTGGCCGCAGAGGCAGCCTCTTCTCTCTCCCGGACATTCCCGGCCATCACGCCCACGGCAATCGAGTCGGGCCTCAGTGGGGCCAGATGGCACGGGAGAGGAGAACTGGTTCACGGCAATCCGGATCTCCTTCTTGATGGAGCACACAATCTGCAGGGGTACGCTGCATTGGTCGCTCTGCTGAACAATCTCTGGAACAGGAACAAAGAAACCATTGTCCTCTTTGCATCTATGGAGGATAAGGGGTATACACAGGGCTTGGAGCTTCTCCGCCCCTGTGCTCAGGAGGTTATCTGCACTGACCTTCCCGAACATGCGCGGAGCGTTCCGTCTGATCGACTGGCCCGGACAGCGGAAGATGCAGGGTGGCCACATGTCCGGGTTGCCGGTAACGTGGAAAACGCACTGGATCTCATCCGGGGGAGGGGACAGCTTGGTGTGGTCTGCGGCAGTCTCTATCTTGTCGGGAAGGTGCTTGAGGTGCTTTGGAACAACGAAAAAGGTCGGCAACCTGCGTGA
- a CDS encoding polyphenol oxidase family protein: MLGRTRHGKRDKSAIREGLNAFPMSWILSPRQCHGTACIPGKRIWALPWRPCADGIILQTGEVWGTLQFADCFPVAVTSAVPFRWIALVHAGYRGVVKKVLSSVLGTLRQRFGPAALRTSEVWIGPGIGACCYSRELDDPWTRRGMQNLGGELWSRKGRHVFFDLARALRTQCRDAGVPSKRISTVSLCTQCNRSQFFSYRGGDTVSRNILFAKITGLDDHKPLAFWENVLKG, from the coding sequence ATGCTGGGCCGAACACGCCATGGCAAACGTGACAAGTCGGCGATACGGGAAGGGTTGAACGCTTTCCCGATGTCCTGGATTCTCAGCCCGCGGCAGTGTCACGGAACCGCATGCATTCCAGGGAAAAGGATATGGGCACTCCCCTGGCGGCCCTGTGCCGATGGCATCATCCTGCAAACGGGGGAAGTCTGGGGAACCTTGCAATTCGCCGACTGTTTCCCTGTCGCCGTCACCTCAGCGGTCCCCTTCCGATGGATTGCGCTCGTCCATGCCGGATACAGAGGGGTAGTCAAGAAGGTCCTTTCCTCAGTCCTCGGAACCCTCCGGCAACGCTTTGGCCCCGCCGCTCTGCGGACCTCCGAGGTTTGGATCGGACCCGGCATCGGAGCCTGCTGTTATTCCAGAGAACTGGACGATCCCTGGACCAGACGGGGAATGCAGAACCTGGGAGGGGAACTGTGGTCCCGAAAGGGGAGACATGTCTTTTTCGATCTGGCACGTGCATTACGAACCCAGTGTCGCGATGCAGGCGTTCCGAGTAAACGGATCTCGACGGTTTCCCTCTGCACCCAATGCAACCGCAGCCAGTTCTTTTCCTATCGAGGCGGGGACACCGTTTCCCGGAATATTCTTTTTGCAAAGATTACCGGCCTTGATGACCACAAACCCCTCGCCTTTTGGGAAAATGTACTGAAAGGGTAG
- a CDS encoding flagellar biosynthesis protein FliR codes for MPAVNVQALLALLLFGIAIMLAKMVNNINRGDWPGGKAWVFYLRMLLGFVFAASITFAFYAFAGINILNH; via the coding sequence TTGCCTGCAGTAAATGTTCAGGCGCTGTTGGCGCTTCTTCTCTTTGGCATAGCGATTATGCTTGCAAAAATGGTAAATAACATCAACCGAGGGGATTGGCCCGGAGGAAAGGCCTGGGTGTTCTATCTGCGCATGCTTCTTGGCTTCGTCTTTGCCGCTTCAATCACCTTTGCCTTCTATGCCTTTGCCGGGATCAACATTCTCAATCACTAG
- the meaB gene encoding methylmalonyl Co-A mutase-associated GTPase MeaB translates to MDTMISKALQGDNRSIAKVISLVEGESQFSDSIMRKIYPYSGTAQIVGVTGSPGAGKSTFSDKLIKKLKAQGKKIGVIAVDPTSPFSGGAILGDRLRMQQHALDPDIFIRSMGTRGSLGGLSRSTYEAALILDACQKDVVIIETVGVGQSEVDIVKIADTVCLMLVPGMGDDVQTMKAGIMEIADLFVINKADHDGADRLVTEVNIMLDLMGERQWRPPVLKTVSAKGTGIDEVYSSLNNHNDFLVRSEEGRRRRFARLELEVEEVLRREVARIVEQAWDTRKMEDPDILQRLAERQTDPYAVADSVLDRAL, encoded by the coding sequence ATGGACACGATGATATCCAAAGCCCTCCAGGGGGATAACCGGTCGATTGCGAAGGTGATAAGTCTAGTAGAGGGAGAAAGCCAGTTCTCTGATTCCATTATGAGAAAGATCTATCCGTACTCCGGAACGGCCCAGATTGTAGGGGTCACAGGAAGCCCGGGAGCCGGGAAGAGCACCTTCTCTGATAAACTCATTAAAAAACTCAAGGCCCAGGGAAAGAAAATCGGCGTTATCGCTGTCGATCCGACTAGCCCGTTCAGTGGAGGAGCGATCCTGGGGGACCGGCTGCGGATGCAGCAACATGCCCTCGACCCGGATATATTTATCCGCAGCATGGGCACTCGGGGCTCTCTCGGAGGACTGAGCCGGAGCACCTACGAGGCCGCTCTGATCCTGGATGCCTGCCAGAAAGATGTAGTGATCATCGAGACCGTCGGTGTCGGGCAGTCAGAGGTTGACATCGTCAAGATCGCCGATACCGTCTGCCTGATGTTGGTACCGGGAATGGGCGATGATGTACAAACAATGAAAGCGGGCATTATGGAGATCGCCGATCTCTTCGTCATCAACAAAGCCGATCACGATGGGGCGGACAGGCTGGTCACCGAGGTGAACATCATGCTTGATCTCATGGGAGAGCGCCAATGGCGCCCACCGGTCCTGAAAACGGTGTCGGCCAAGGGTACGGGAATAGATGAGGTCTATAGCTCCCTCAACAATCACAACGACTTCCTCGTCCGCAGCGAAGAGGGGAGAAGGCGCCGCTTCGCCCGCCTTGAACTTGAGGTTGAGGAGGTACTCCGCCGGGAGGTGGCCCGTATCGTAGAGCAGGCCTGGGATACCCGGAAAATGGAGGATCCCGACATCCTGCAGCGTCTGGCGGAACGGCAGACGGATCCCTATGCGGTTGCCGACAGCGTGCTTGACCGGGCCCTGTAA
- a CDS encoding Gfo/Idh/MocA family oxidoreductase, producing MESVRVGVIGVGHLGHHHARVYTEILGTELAGVVDTNPEKAATVGETLRVPSYTDIDTFFKEARPDAISIAVPTREHYQVTRKALRRDIHVLVEKPVTSTVEEAEQLLRIAEKNNLVFQVGHIERFNSAIRHVASITDHPLVLQSRRFGPYSPRVADVGVVLDLMIHDIDIILSLVDSTLLEATAVGHSVVSSYEDVASAQFLFADGTIANILVSRVSKQRLRRLEIMEAERHIAVDYEKQDVSVHRCVQGGEGRRVEIEEHPIFPKCEPLKLELQHFVSCVREGRQPLVGINDGKRALEVAVSLLRQIWEQKCDRPSEIMVAG from the coding sequence GTGGAATCAGTTCGCGTCGGGGTGATAGGAGTCGGGCATCTGGGACATCACCACGCCAGGGTATATACGGAGATTCTAGGAACAGAGCTTGCCGGGGTTGTGGACACCAACCCGGAAAAGGCCGCCACAGTCGGAGAGACACTTCGTGTTCCGAGCTATACAGACATCGACACCTTTTTCAAGGAAGCCAGACCGGATGCGATCAGCATTGCTGTCCCCACCCGAGAGCATTATCAGGTTACCCGAAAGGCGCTTCGCCGAGACATCCATGTACTCGTGGAAAAGCCCGTGACATCGACTGTCGAAGAGGCTGAGCAACTTTTACGTATTGCAGAAAAAAACAACCTGGTTTTTCAAGTAGGGCATATCGAACGATTCAACAGCGCTATCAGACATGTAGCATCGATCACAGATCACCCGCTGGTTCTTCAATCCCGGAGGTTCGGCCCCTATTCACCCCGGGTTGCCGATGTCGGCGTTGTGCTTGATCTCATGATCCACGATATCGATATCATTCTCTCGCTGGTGGATTCCACACTTCTTGAGGCAACCGCCGTTGGCCACTCCGTCGTGTCCTCCTATGAGGATGTCGCTTCGGCGCAGTTCCTTTTTGCCGATGGGACCATAGCGAACATTCTGGTGAGCAGGGTTTCCAAGCAGAGGTTGCGCCGTCTGGAAATCATGGAAGCCGAACGCCACATTGCCGTGGATTACGAAAAACAGGATGTCTCGGTGCACCGTTGCGTACAGGGTGGCGAAGGCCGGCGTGTCGAGATCGAGGAACACCCGATATTCCCAAAATGTGAACCACTCAAATTGGAATTGCAACATTTTGTTTCCTGTGTCCGGGAGGGAAGACAACCGTTGGTGGGAATCAATGACGGCAAACGGGCACTGGAGGTTGCTGTTTCATTGCTCCGGCAGATATGGGAGCAAAAGTGCGACAGACCATCAGAGATAATGGTTGCGGGGTAA